In the Alkaliphilus oremlandii OhILAs genome, one interval contains:
- the rapZ gene encoding RNase adapter RapZ, with translation MKFVIITGLSGAGKSQAIKYMEDFGYYCVDNLPPTLLTKFAELCYQSQGPMAKVALVIDIRGGMFFEDLFSSLERMTEAGYQYEILFLDASDKALIKRFKETRRSHPLSVDGSIPEGIALEREKLKELKQKAKHIIDTTNLRSAQLKEELNNIYVEGNQSNNLIISIVSFGFKHGIPLDADLVFDVRFLPNPFYIEDLKELTGNDKKVRDYVMNAPISVEFSNKLNDMISFLIPQYIEEGKNQLVIAIGCTGGMHRSVTIAHVLYNYLKERGYRVLMNHRDSNLSIGRKG, from the coding sequence ATGAAATTTGTAATAATCACAGGGCTATCTGGTGCCGGTAAAAGTCAGGCGATTAAATACATGGAAGACTTTGGTTACTATTGCGTTGATAATTTGCCACCGACTTTGCTCACGAAGTTTGCAGAGCTATGCTATCAATCTCAGGGTCCCATGGCGAAGGTTGCTTTAGTGATCGATATTAGAGGCGGAATGTTCTTTGAGGATCTCTTTAGTAGCTTAGAGCGTATGACAGAGGCAGGATACCAATATGAAATTTTATTTTTAGATGCCAGTGACAAAGCATTGATAAAGCGCTTCAAAGAAACGAGAAGAAGCCATCCACTGTCCGTAGATGGCTCAATTCCTGAAGGAATTGCCCTAGAGCGAGAAAAGCTGAAGGAGCTGAAGCAAAAGGCAAAACATATTATCGATACAACAAACCTTCGGTCTGCCCAGTTGAAAGAGGAATTGAATAATATTTACGTAGAAGGAAATCAATCGAACAATTTAATCATATCCATTGTATCCTTTGGATTTAAACATGGGATTCCTTTAGATGCAGATTTGGTTTTCGATGTGAGGTTTCTACCGAATCCATTCTATATCGAGGACTTAAAGGAGCTTACAGGCAATGACAAGAAAGTGCGAGATTACGTTATGAACGCTCCAATCAGTGTGGAATTTTCTAACAAGCTTAACGATATGATCAGTTTTTTAATTCCACAATACATAGAAGAAGGTAAAAACCAATTGGTAATTGCTATTGGCTGTACCGGTGGTATGCATCGCTCTGTTACCATCGCCCACGTCCTATACAACTATCTAAAGGAAAGAGGATATCGGGTACTAATGAATCATAGAGATTCCAATTTATCCATAGGAAGGAAAGGATAG